Proteins encoded together in one Coffea arabica cultivar ET-39 chromosome 2c, Coffea Arabica ET-39 HiFi, whole genome shotgun sequence window:
- the LOC113723592 gene encoding mitochondrial import inner membrane translocase subunit TIM23-3-like, translating into MYSPPENRTDSKTRQYNPYQDLESYSHLQPLKTLYDLPTSPEFLCYEDALKKRRSTTENITFYTGTSYLLGAVTGGITGTFSGLRAAEAGESLKVRMSRVLSSGGHSGRKFGNNMGILGLIFAGLDSVVYNLRGEVDDGLNPVLAGLGTGVLFKAAAGPRSAAVAGALGGLAAGAAILGRNVMKRSMPNLPI; encoded by the coding sequence ATGTATTCACCGCCGGAAAACCGAACCGACAGCAAAACTCGTCAGTATAATCCCTACCAAGACCTCGAAAGCTACAGCCATCTGCAGCCGCTTAAAACCCTTTACGATCTCCCAACTTCCCCTGAATTCCTCTGCTACGAAGATGCCCTCAAGAAGCGTCGATCAACCACGGAGAATATCACGTTCTACACGGGTACATCCTACTTGCTCGGGGCCGTCACCGGCGGAATCACCGGAACGTTTTCAGGCCTCAGGGCAGCCGAAGCAGGGGAGTCTTTGAAGGTTAGGATGAGTCGGGTTCTCAGCTCCGGCGGCCACTCCGGCCGGAAATTCGGGAACAATATGGgtattttggggctgatttttGCTGGGCTTGACAGTGTGGTTTATAATCTTAGAGGGGAAGTTGATGATGGTTTGAACCCTGTTTTGGCTGGGCTTGGTACTGGGGTCCTTTTTAAGGCCGCTGCCGGACCCAGATCGGCTGCTGTCGCCGGAGCACTTGGTGGCTTGGCCGCTGGTGCGGCTATTCTTGGGAGGAATGTGATGAAGAGATCTATGCCGAATCTACCGATTTGA